A genomic window from Salvelinus namaycush isolate Seneca chromosome 5, SaNama_1.0, whole genome shotgun sequence includes:
- the ctso gene encoding cathepsin O isoform X2, translated as MTGVTLFLMFLLNLGILTFPDVARCSGVWQTIRKSNCSAGTDVDFESFREQFHRNYKPHSDCYHRRKSYFKNSIKRHAYLNSLSTDKDSAKYGINQFSDLSINEFRGWKTEGVPAKFDWRDQAAVGSVQNQQACGGCWAFSVVGAIESVYAKSGQPLKQLSVQQVIDCSYKNQGCNGGSITRALSWLKQTRVKLVKQSEYPYKAETGICHLFSQSHDGVLVKDFAAHDFSGREEDMMGRLVEWGPLAVTVDAISWQDYLGGIMQHHCSCHHANHAVLVTGYDTTGDVPYWIVQNSWGTSWGNEGYVYIKMGDNVCGIADSVTAVFL; from the exons ATGACGGGTGTTACATTGTTTCTCATGTTCCTCCTAAACTTAGGCATACTTACTTTTCCCGATGTTGCTCGTTGTAGTGGCGTTTGGCAAACTATCAGGAAGTCCAACTGCTCTGCAGGCACTGATGTTGATTTCGAGTCGTTTAGGGAACAATTTCATCGGAATTATAAACCCCACAGTGATTGTTATCATCGGCGCAAATCTTATTTTAAG AATTCCATCAAAAGGCATGCATACCTGAACTCATTGTCAACAGACAAAGACTCAGCAAAATATGGCATTAACCAGTTCTCGGATTTATCAATAAATGAATTCAGAG GATGGAAGACCGAGGGAGTGCCTGCCAAGTTTGACTGGAGGGACCAGGCTGCAGTCGGATCAGTACAGAATCAACAAGCA TGTGGAGGTTGCTGGGCGTTCAGTGTTGTGGGCGCCATAGAGTCAGTCTATGCCAAATCAGGCCAGCCATTGAAACAGCTCAGTGTGCAACAAGTCATTGACTGTTCCTACAAGAACCAGGGCTGCAATGGAGGCTCCATTACCAGGGCCTTGAGCTGGCTGAAACAG ACTAGGGTTAAGTTGGTGAAACAGTCAGAATACCCATATAAGGCCGAGACTGGAATTTGCCATTTATTTTCTCAGTCACATGATGGTGTTTTGGTGAAGGACTTTGCTGCCCATGATTTCAG TGGGCGTGAGGAGGATATGATGGGCAGGTTGGTGGAGTGGGGACCCTTGGCTGTGACTGTGGATGCCATCAGTTGGCAGGACTATCTGGGGGGCATCATGCAGCACCACTGCTCCTGCCACCATGCCAACCATGCTGTGCTGGTCACTGGTTACGACACCACAG GTGACGTGCCATACTGGATAGTACAAAACTCATGGGGAACGTCATGGGGTAACGAAGGTTATGTTTACATTAAAATGGGAGACAATGTTTGTG GTATTGCAGACTCTGTGACTGCTGTCTTCCTGTGA
- the ctso gene encoding cathepsin O isoform X1, which produces MTGVTLFLMFLLNLGILTFPDVARCSGVWQTIRKSNCSAGTDVDFESFREQFHRNYKPHSDCYHRRKSYFKNSIKRHAYLNSLSTDKDSAKYGINQFSDLSINEFRELYLTATAETVPPYSGWKTEGVPAKFDWRDQAAVGSVQNQQACGGCWAFSVVGAIESVYAKSGQPLKQLSVQQVIDCSYKNQGCNGGSITRALSWLKQTRVKLVKQSEYPYKAETGICHLFSQSHDGVLVKDFAAHDFSGREEDMMGRLVEWGPLAVTVDAISWQDYLGGIMQHHCSCHHANHAVLVTGYDTTGDVPYWIVQNSWGTSWGNEGYVYIKMGDNVCGIADSVTAVFL; this is translated from the exons ATGACGGGTGTTACATTGTTTCTCATGTTCCTCCTAAACTTAGGCATACTTACTTTTCCCGATGTTGCTCGTTGTAGTGGCGTTTGGCAAACTATCAGGAAGTCCAACTGCTCTGCAGGCACTGATGTTGATTTCGAGTCGTTTAGGGAACAATTTCATCGGAATTATAAACCCCACAGTGATTGTTATCATCGGCGCAAATCTTATTTTAAG AATTCCATCAAAAGGCATGCATACCTGAACTCATTGTCAACAGACAAAGACTCAGCAAAATATGGCATTAACCAGTTCTCGGATTTATCAATAAATGAATTCAGAG AACTGTATTTGACTGCCACAGCTGAAACAGTCCCTCCCTACTCAGGATGGAAGACCGAGGGAGTGCCTGCCAAGTTTGACTGGAGGGACCAGGCTGCAGTCGGATCAGTACAGAATCAACAAGCA TGTGGAGGTTGCTGGGCGTTCAGTGTTGTGGGCGCCATAGAGTCAGTCTATGCCAAATCAGGCCAGCCATTGAAACAGCTCAGTGTGCAACAAGTCATTGACTGTTCCTACAAGAACCAGGGCTGCAATGGAGGCTCCATTACCAGGGCCTTGAGCTGGCTGAAACAG ACTAGGGTTAAGTTGGTGAAACAGTCAGAATACCCATATAAGGCCGAGACTGGAATTTGCCATTTATTTTCTCAGTCACATGATGGTGTTTTGGTGAAGGACTTTGCTGCCCATGATTTCAG TGGGCGTGAGGAGGATATGATGGGCAGGTTGGTGGAGTGGGGACCCTTGGCTGTGACTGTGGATGCCATCAGTTGGCAGGACTATCTGGGGGGCATCATGCAGCACCACTGCTCCTGCCACCATGCCAACCATGCTGTGCTGGTCACTGGTTACGACACCACAG GTGACGTGCCATACTGGATAGTACAAAACTCATGGGGAACGTCATGGGGTAACGAAGGTTATGTTTACATTAAAATGGGAGACAATGTTTGTG GTATTGCAGACTCTGTGACTGCTGTCTTCCTGTGA
- the ctso gene encoding cathepsin O isoform X3 codes for MTGVTLFLMFLLNLGILTFPDVARCSGVWQTIRKSNCSAGTDVDFESFREQFHRNYKPHSDCYHRRKSYFKNSIKRHAYLNSLSTDKDSAKYGINQFSDLSINEFRELYLTATAETVPPYSGWKTEGVPAKFDWRDQAAVGSVQNQQATRVKLVKQSEYPYKAETGICHLFSQSHDGVLVKDFAAHDFSGREEDMMGRLVEWGPLAVTVDAISWQDYLGGIMQHHCSCHHANHAVLVTGYDTTGDVPYWIVQNSWGTSWGNEGYVYIKMGDNVCGIADSVTAVFL; via the exons ATGACGGGTGTTACATTGTTTCTCATGTTCCTCCTAAACTTAGGCATACTTACTTTTCCCGATGTTGCTCGTTGTAGTGGCGTTTGGCAAACTATCAGGAAGTCCAACTGCTCTGCAGGCACTGATGTTGATTTCGAGTCGTTTAGGGAACAATTTCATCGGAATTATAAACCCCACAGTGATTGTTATCATCGGCGCAAATCTTATTTTAAG AATTCCATCAAAAGGCATGCATACCTGAACTCATTGTCAACAGACAAAGACTCAGCAAAATATGGCATTAACCAGTTCTCGGATTTATCAATAAATGAATTCAGAG AACTGTATTTGACTGCCACAGCTGAAACAGTCCCTCCCTACTCAGGATGGAAGACCGAGGGAGTGCCTGCCAAGTTTGACTGGAGGGACCAGGCTGCAGTCGGATCAGTACAGAATCAACAAGCA ACTAGGGTTAAGTTGGTGAAACAGTCAGAATACCCATATAAGGCCGAGACTGGAATTTGCCATTTATTTTCTCAGTCACATGATGGTGTTTTGGTGAAGGACTTTGCTGCCCATGATTTCAG TGGGCGTGAGGAGGATATGATGGGCAGGTTGGTGGAGTGGGGACCCTTGGCTGTGACTGTGGATGCCATCAGTTGGCAGGACTATCTGGGGGGCATCATGCAGCACCACTGCTCCTGCCACCATGCCAACCATGCTGTGCTGGTCACTGGTTACGACACCACAG GTGACGTGCCATACTGGATAGTACAAAACTCATGGGGAACGTCATGGGGTAACGAAGGTTATGTTTACATTAAAATGGGAGACAATGTTTGTG GTATTGCAGACTCTGTGACTGCTGTCTTCCTGTGA
- the tdo2a gene encoding tryptophan 2,3-dioxygenase A isoform X2, which yields MSGGCPYFEKKHLLFKSKLHLNEEEADDSQKGINKASKGGIIYGDYLQLDKVVTAQVLQSELKGNKIHDEHLFIVTHQAYELWFKQILWELDSVREIFISGHVRDERNMLKVNTRIHRIVMIFRLLVDQFSVLETMTALDFYDFREYLSPASGFQSLQFRLLENKIGVPDNLRVPYNRRHYRDNFKGHESEMLLNSEKEPCLLKLVEKWLERTPGLEGDGFNFWKKLEANIFEGLCLEKKKIMKMTDSEEKEEMMEELTKQKELFTSLFDIKRHEHLLSKGERRISYKALQGALMIYFYREEPRFQVPFQLLSNLMDIDTLMTKWRYNHVCMVHRMIGSKAGTGGSSGYHYLRSTVSDRYKVFVDLFNLATFLIPRHWVPKLDPNEHTFLFTAEYCDSSYCSSEDSD from the exons ATGAGTGGTGGATGTCCATACTTCGAGAAAAAGCACTT GTTATTCAAGAGCAAGCTGCATCTGAATGAGGAGGAGGCAGATGACTCTCAAAAAGGAATTAACAAGGCCAGCAAAGGTGGCATCATCTATGGTGACTACCTTCAG CTTGACAAGGTTGTGACGGCCCAAGTTCTTCAGAGTGAACTGAAAGGGAACAAGATCCACGATGAACATCTTTTCATTGTCACCCATCAAG caTATGAACTCTGGTTCAAGCAGATTCTTTGGGAACTGGATTCAGTGCGAGAGATTTTCATTAGTGGACAT GTTCGTGATGAACGCAACATGCTGAAGGTCAACACCCGCATACATAGGATCGTTATGATCTTCAGGCTGCTGGTCGACCAGTTCTCTGTGCTCGAGACAATGACCGCCTTGGACTTCTATGACTTCAG agagtaTCTGTCTCCTGCCTCCGGGTTCCAAAGTCTCCAATTCCGTCTGTTGGAGAACAAGATTGGGGTCCCTGACAACCTGAGGGTCCCCTACAACAGGCGTCACTACAGGGACAACTTCAAAGGACATGAGAGTGAGATGCTGCTCAATTCTGAGAAGGAGCCTTGTCTGCTGAAATTGGTAGAG AAATGGCTGGAAAGGACCCCAGGTCTTGAAGGCGATGGGTTCAACTTTTGGAAAAAACTGGAAGCCAACATCTTTGAAGGATTGTGTCTTGAGAAAAAGAAAATCATG AAAATGACAGACtctgaggagaaggaggagatgaTGGAAGAGCTGACGAAGCAAAAAGAGCTCTTCACTTCTCTGTTTGACATCAAAAGACATGAGCATCTTTTGAGCAAAG GTGAGAGACGGATCTCCTACAAGGCTCTCCAAGGAGCTCTGATGATTTACTTCTACAG GGAGGAGCCCAGGTTCCAGGTTCCCTTCCAACTCCTGTCCAACCTGATGGACATTGATACCCTCATGACAAAATGGAGAT ACAACCACGTGTGCATGGTGCACAGAATGATTGGTAGCAAAGCAGGCACTGGAGGCTCCTCTGGCTACCACTACCTGCGCTCTACTGTCAG TGATCGCTACAAAGTCTTTGTGGATCTCTTCAACCTGGCCACATTTTTGATACCTCGGCACTGGGTGCCCAAGCTGGACCCCAATGAGCACACGTTCCTGTTCACTGCAGAGTACTGTGACAGCTCCTACTGCAGTAGTGAGGATTCAGACTAG
- the tdo2a gene encoding tryptophan 2,3-dioxygenase A isoform X1, with protein MSGGCPYFEKKHLLFKSKLHLNEEEADDSQKGINKASKGGIIYGDYLQLDKVVTAQVLQSELKGNKIHDEHLFIVTHQAYELWFKQILWELDSVREIFISGHASTSESKSTLINISIRAMCCFFSKLKVRDERNMLKVNTRIHRIVMIFRLLVDQFSVLETMTALDFYDFREYLSPASGFQSLQFRLLENKIGVPDNLRVPYNRRHYRDNFKGHESEMLLNSEKEPCLLKLVEKWLERTPGLEGDGFNFWKKLEANIFEGLCLEKKKIMKMTDSEEKEEMMEELTKQKELFTSLFDIKRHEHLLSKGERRISYKALQGALMIYFYREEPRFQVPFQLLSNLMDIDTLMTKWRYNHVCMVHRMIGSKAGTGGSSGYHYLRSTVSDRYKVFVDLFNLATFLIPRHWVPKLDPNEHTFLFTAEYCDSSYCSSEDSD; from the exons ATGAGTGGTGGATGTCCATACTTCGAGAAAAAGCACTT GTTATTCAAGAGCAAGCTGCATCTGAATGAGGAGGAGGCAGATGACTCTCAAAAAGGAATTAACAAGGCCAGCAAAGGTGGCATCATCTATGGTGACTACCTTCAG CTTGACAAGGTTGTGACGGCCCAAGTTCTTCAGAGTGAACTGAAAGGGAACAAGATCCACGATGAACATCTTTTCATTGTCACCCATCAAG caTATGAACTCTGGTTCAAGCAGATTCTTTGGGAACTGGATTCAGTGCGAGAGATTTTCATTAGTGGACATGCAAGTACCTCAGAAAGCAAGAGTACCCTGATAAACATTTCAATCCGAGCaatgtgttgttttttttctAAATTAAAG GTTCGTGATGAACGCAACATGCTGAAGGTCAACACCCGCATACATAGGATCGTTATGATCTTCAGGCTGCTGGTCGACCAGTTCTCTGTGCTCGAGACAATGACCGCCTTGGACTTCTATGACTTCAG agagtaTCTGTCTCCTGCCTCCGGGTTCCAAAGTCTCCAATTCCGTCTGTTGGAGAACAAGATTGGGGTCCCTGACAACCTGAGGGTCCCCTACAACAGGCGTCACTACAGGGACAACTTCAAAGGACATGAGAGTGAGATGCTGCTCAATTCTGAGAAGGAGCCTTGTCTGCTGAAATTGGTAGAG AAATGGCTGGAAAGGACCCCAGGTCTTGAAGGCGATGGGTTCAACTTTTGGAAAAAACTGGAAGCCAACATCTTTGAAGGATTGTGTCTTGAGAAAAAGAAAATCATG AAAATGACAGACtctgaggagaaggaggagatgaTGGAAGAGCTGACGAAGCAAAAAGAGCTCTTCACTTCTCTGTTTGACATCAAAAGACATGAGCATCTTTTGAGCAAAG GTGAGAGACGGATCTCCTACAAGGCTCTCCAAGGAGCTCTGATGATTTACTTCTACAG GGAGGAGCCCAGGTTCCAGGTTCCCTTCCAACTCCTGTCCAACCTGATGGACATTGATACCCTCATGACAAAATGGAGAT ACAACCACGTGTGCATGGTGCACAGAATGATTGGTAGCAAAGCAGGCACTGGAGGCTCCTCTGGCTACCACTACCTGCGCTCTACTGTCAG TGATCGCTACAAAGTCTTTGTGGATCTCTTCAACCTGGCCACATTTTTGATACCTCGGCACTGGGTGCCCAAGCTGGACCCCAATGAGCACACGTTCCTGTTCACTGCAGAGTACTGTGACAGCTCCTACTGCAGTAGTGAGGATTCAGACTAG